A single Plasmodium yoelii strain 17X genome assembly, chromosome: 10 DNA region contains:
- a CDS encoding glycylpeptide N-tetradecanoyltransferase, putative encodes MDGDNQKEVSGRDIYQIIKNARDKIKIDYKFWYTQPVPKINEEFSESINEPFIADNKVENVRKDEYKLPEGYVWYVCDVNDENDRKEVYNLLTDNYVEDDDNIFRFNYSSEFLLWALSSPNYLKEWHIGVKRVDTNKLVGFISAFPTDICINKKVVKMVEVNFLCVHKSLRSKRLAPVLIKEVTRRINLKNIWQAVYTAGVYLPKPISDARYYHRTINVKKLIDVGFSSLNSRLTMSRAIKLYKIDDELNLKNLRLMKKKDVDQVHKLLNNYLSKFNIYVKFTKEEIAHWFMPIQNVIYTYVNEVDGEIKDMISFYSLPSKILANEKYDMIYAAYSFYNVATTTSLKNLMQDAICLAKRNNFDVFNALEVMDNKSVFADLKFGEGDGTLKYYLYNWKCASFDTSMVGIVLL; translated from the exons ATGGATGGTGATAAT CAGAAAGAAGTATCAGGAAGAgatatatatcaaataataaaaaatgctagagacaaaataaaaattgattACAAATTTTGGTATACTCAACCTGTCCCcaaaataaatgaagaatTTAGTGAATcg ATTAATGAACCATTTATAGCAGATAACAAGGTGGAAAATGTTCGGAAg GATGAGTACAAACTACCCGAAGGGTATGTTTGGTATGTATGTGATGTGAATGATGAAAACGATCGAAAAGAGGTATACAACTTATTAACAGATAATTATGTTgaagatgatgataatatatttcgaTTTAACTATTCTTCggaatttttattatggGCATTAAGTTCtccaaattatttaaaagaatGGCATATAGGAGTAAAACGTGTCGATACAAATAAATTGGTCGGTTTTATAAGTGCATTTCCAActgatatatgtataaataaaaaagttgtAAAAATGGTAGAAGTAAATTTTCTATGTGTTCATAAAAGTTTAAGATCTAAACGATTAGCACCAGTTCTTATCAAAGAAGTTACTAGAAGaatcaatttaaaaaatatatggcaAGCTGTTTATACTGCTGGGGTTTATTTGCCTAAACCTATAAGTGATGCACGATATTATCACAGAActataaatgtaaaaaaattaatagatgttggtttttcatcattaaaTAGTAGACTAACTATGAGTCGAgctattaaattatataaaattgatgatgaactaaatttaaaaaatttaagattaatgaaaaaaaaagatgttGATCAAGttcataaattattaaataattatttatccaaatttaatatatatgttaaatttaCTAAAGAAGAAATAGCCCATTGGTTTATGCCTATtcaaaatgttatatatacatatgttaaTGAAGTAGATGGAGAAATTAAAGATATGATTTCTTTTTATTCATTACCATCAAAAATATTAGCTAacgaaaaatatgatatgatATATGCTGcttattcattttataatGTAGCTACTACAACATccttaaaaaatttaatgcaAGATGCTATTTGTTTAGctaaaagaaataatttcGATGTATTTAATGCTCTTGAAGTTATGGATAATAAATCGGTTTTTGCAGACTTAAAATTTGGAGAAGGTGATGGtacattaaaatattatttatataattggaAGTGTGCTTCTTTTGACACATCAATGGTTGGAATAGTTcttttgtaa